A section of the Festucalex cinctus isolate MCC-2025b chromosome 9, RoL_Fcin_1.0, whole genome shotgun sequence genome encodes:
- the hdx gene encoding highly divergent homeobox, protein MAAPFSSTEPYIRFCSSNSSSMDSWPQRRGLQTMNLRSVFTMEQQMILERYYDNGMTNQSKACFQLILQCAQEAKLDFSVVRTWVGNKRRKLASMGDQNGGKPYPLTSHGLAGGLLSNHTLAQGALSNHGLSAVALLPDEVAAVRNIHNRVHLLPGSSSSASSPSHRSSGDNKNNNDLIQNSIYSQNSNARPQPKPAGPPQSESELPAPAPCSLISQAMQSKTNASSSSHHSKLVPRSQNLPPLTSASASLVYTAGRDMKSLRDVGLTAGVGGLPPGWTRPFGTAQTQPWSSSPLPPAQLQPKSETNPQPQPPAPQKTRLSLPLQNSSPTSEQTTCIQQMMTFAERGEGSRIKSELGCSLKAREMQRPVSRTLDTSHNFSIAMETADEEDEWQREEELANMAAQDNGHQKQTTTLVKDSLTTARFQNLLLNSNTPHQGSYSFTQTSLSMDNSSQTSVSDAMWVICNSRKRTLQDRTQFSDGDIVQLKRYWDRGMTSLGVVCRDKITAAANQLDVDPEIVKTWISNRRRKYRLMGIEIPPPRGGPAVFTNTSSPRVESPVAFSPDEDRLRTPELGDDLNDGISLCLSEDSTVDSHQRDENGTNASSGAAPLANNVKVEVIDGDEEEDDDEGEMGPLDLEQMQSLLEFKHEEVQFLEKELENQKQKYLDLASFTKTLLHAVRNKDVEKQQELLASLPQPLDQVWDMNKDRGALPDVVSEDKSSNYHITMTTSGVEHTHDLANEGSPLLRMKDDVTEPSASEEQMQGVQEND, encoded by the exons ATGGCAGCTCCATTCTCCTCCACGGAGCCGTATATACGGTTCTGCTCCTCCAATAGTAGCAGCATGGATTCATGGCCACAGAGACGTGGCCTCCAAACT ATGAACCTGCGGTCGGTATTCACAATGGAACAGCAGATGATCCTGGAGCGTTACTATGATAATGGGATGACCAATCAGAGCAAGGCTTGCTTCCAGCTAATACTCCAATGTGCTCAAGAGGCCAAACTGGACTTCAGTGTTGTCCGG ACATGGGTCGGTAACAAAAGACGGAAACTTGCCTCTATGGGAGACCAGAATGGAGGCAAGCCTTATCCCTTGACGAGTCATGGACTTGCTGGGGGACTGTTGTCCAATCACACTCTAGCTCAAGGAGCTCTGTCCAATCATGGGCTGTCTGCAGTAGCGTTGCTCCCAGATGAAGTCGCAGCCGTACGGAATATCCATAATCGTGTGCACCTTCTCCCCGGATCATCTTCCTCCGCTTCTTCTCCCTCTCATCGCAGCAGCggggacaacaaaaataataatgacctcATACAAAACAGTATCTACTCTCAGAACTCCAACGCTCGCCCCCAGCCGAAACCGGCAGGTCCCCCGCAGTCAGAATCTGAGCTACCAGCACCCGCTCCCTGCTCATTAATCAGCCAGGCTATGCAGAGCAAAACCAACGCGAGCTCCTCATCTCATCACTCCAAGCTTGTGCCACGCTCTCAGAATCTGCCACCCCTCACGTCTGCCTCTGCATCTCTGGTCTACACTGCTGGAAGGGACATGAAATCCCTCAGGGATGTAGGATTGACCGCAGGGGTCGGAGGCCTGCCTCCCGGCTGGACTCGACCATTTGGTACTGCGCAGACTCAGCCGTGGTCCTCTTCACCTCTGCCCCCGGCTCAGCTTCAGCCCAAATCTGAGACCAATCCGCAACCACAACCCCCTGCGCCGCAAAAGACCCGTCTGTCCCTCCCACTCCAAAACTCGAGTCCTACCTCAGAGCAGACAACCTGCATCCAGCAGATGATGACCTTCGCGGAACGAGGCGAAGGCAGCAGAATTAAGTCTGAACTCGGTTGTTCTTTAAAAGCCCGGGAGATGCAGAGACCAGTTTCACGCACTTTGGACACCAGTCATAACTTCTCCATTGCCATGGAAACGGCAGATGAAGAAGATGAGTGGCAAAGGGAAGAAGAACTGGCAAATATGGCTGCTCAGGATAACGGCCATCAGAAGCAGACAACGACTTTGGTAAAAGACTCGTTGACCACGGCCCGCTTCCAAAATCTGCTACTTAATAGCAACACACCTCATCAGGGCAGCTACTCCTTCACGCAAACCTCACTTTCTATGGATAACAGCTCGCAG ACTTCAGTCAGTGATGCCATGTGGGTTATCTGCAATTCCAGAAAAAGAACA CTGCAGGATCGGACCCAATTCAGCGATGGGGATATCGTTCAACTGAAACGCTACTGGGACAGGGGCATGACCAGCCTGGGCGTAGTGTGCAGGGACAAGATCACTGCTGCGGCAAACCAGCTCGATGTAGATCCTGAAATAGTTAAG ACCTGGATCAGCAACAGACGAAGGAAGTACCGTCTCATGGGTATTGAAATACCCCCGCCTAGAGGTGGTCCTGCTGTATTCACAAACACGAGCTCCCCCAGAGTTGAATCTCCAGTGGCGTTCAGCCCGGACGAAGATCGTCTCAGAACACCCGAACTCGGAGATGACTTGAATGATGGGATATCTCTCTGCCTCTCTGAAG ATAGCACCGTTGACTCACACCAGAGAGACGAAAATGGAACAAATGCATCGTCGGGTGCTGCGCCACTGGCTAATAATGTG AAAGTCGAAGTGATTGATGGGGATGAAGAGGAAGATGACGACGAGGGTGAAATGGGGCCCTTAGATCTCGAGCAGATGCAAAGCCTACTTGAATTCAAG CATGAGGAAGTGCAGTTCTTAGAAAAAGAGCTAGAGAACCAAAAGCAAAAATACCTGGACCTTGCGAGCTTCACAAAGACACTGCTTCACGCGGTGAGAAATAAAGATGTGGAAAAACAGCAG GAACTCCTTGCCAGTCTACCTCAGCCTTTGGACCAGGTGTGGGACATGAACAAGGACAGAGGGGCTCTGCCTGATGTTGTGTCCGAAGACAAGTCCTCCAACTACCACATCACCATGACGACAAGTGGTGTTGAACATACACATGATCTAGCAAATGAAGGCTCCCCATTGTTGAGGATGAAAGACGACGTTACTGAGCCCTCTGCATCAGAGGAGCAAATGCAAGGAGTGCAAGAAAATGACTAG